The region ATTTTTCGAGAAAATTGAGCGATAAAAATTTCTTCCAAATTTCTTACATAAATTGGTCAAAATTGATCAAAATCCATCAAAATAAAATCATAAAAAAAAGGGGGATTTCATTAGGATTATCACGGGATTCGCTTGAATTTACTGGGGGTTACGAAAATGCCCGGATCCGCTTAGCAATCGTTTGCCTTAAGCCGCTCGGCCATCTCTCCATTAACAAAATATTAAGTTCTTTCCATCCAACTCCACTTTTCTATACTAAAGGGAAAAAGACAAAATTGTCAAATCTTTTTCGATTTTAATTTTGTAAAATTCTATCACTATCATTTTCTTAGGTGATAAAAAACTACTTCTGTTACTAATTAATTCAACCTCTAGTTTGTATGTTTTCTTTTTTTAAAACTTACTATAATTTCAAGCAATCCAAATAAAATAAAAAAATTAAAAACAAAGATAGCTATTCCTGCCTTTGTAGGTTTTTCTATCATTCTCAATATAAGAGGAGTTTTTTTATATTTTTCCCATATATTACTGTACTCTTGGAAAACTATTTCGTTTGTAATGTTATATAAACTATCTAGTAATTGAATATAGACATTGTGATATCCGGCACCTGCAGGATGTTCAAGAATATCATAATAAGAGTACCCATTTTTATTATATCTATAAAGGTTTTCTTTTAAACTAATAATGCCTTGATCAAAAAGATACTTGGCATCCGAATTCTGGGTGTATTCATAGTATTCATATATCCCTAAAACTGTAAACATCATGCCATTTAGAACCATCGATTTTGTACGCCCTTCATCTGCATATTCTTCATACCACCATCCATTGTTTACTGTTTTATAAGTAACACCCCCATCTTTAACTTCTACAAAGAAAGCATTCAACAATTCTTTTGCACAATTTAAATACTTAATATCTTTTGTAAAATCGTAAGCTCTGGTTAGCACTTGTATTGCTTGAGCCTGTGCCATTCCTGAACGCCATGGGGAAGTTAGATTAAAGATTGGCCAGGGAAAAGCATACTCCAAAATAGAATACTCTCCAAAAGATTTTGAATTATCTACTAGCCAATTTGCACAATTAATAAATTCTCTCCTTTTTTCACACTCGAAAAATTCCATTGCGTGTTGGCTAACTGTCACCGGATTCCTTATCTTACCAAATCCATAATCTACAATGGGAATACCTAAACTATCATACCCAACTTTTATCCTAACCACACTTTTAAAATAAACATTCCCAAGTATTTTATATGATATGTCTTCAGTAAAATTACATACTATAAAAGCACTAATTAAAGATAATAGCAATATAATAAGATGTTTTTTCATATTATTTGGCATTCGCCATATTAAAAATTTCGGATGCTTTTTTACCATTTCTGACATTATTCTTTATACTCGACAAATACTCAATATTCTCAAAACCTATCTTTGTCAATCTTTAATCCCAATCTTTTTCATTTCACTATAAAATCAAAAAATTGAGGGGGAAAATCTTGTGCTTTTTGGGAATAAAACTACTAAATAGAGGAGAGACAATTTTCCAAAATAGGTTTTTAATTTCACCTGCCGTGACTACTGTCCGGCAATCAATATACAAAAACTAATATGATCTATTAGAAGATTTTCCCCTGAGTCTACCCACAGCAAGTCGTGCCGCATTTCTTGTCTCTTTATCTGAATCATTTTTTGCCGTGTAATCCAGAGAAGAAAGGGCTTCTTTCCTGCCAAGTTCATCAAGAGAGACAACCGAAAGATAGCGGATATCAGCATTCTTATCCCGCAGACCCATTAATAACCGGTCAAATACTTTTTTAAAGGGCAATTCTCCTATAGATTGAGCCGCTAACGTACGAAGTCCCCAATCCTTGTTCTTATCACTTATAATTTGGAATAAAGTAGTATCGCATAAAGGGTCTCCTATCTCACCAAGAGCTACCACCACGTCTCTCGCTACTATTAAACTTGTGTCATTAACAAACTTTATAAGAGGTGGAATCGCTAGTGGACTTTTTATCACTCCCAGGGCAGTAGATGCTTTTGCCCTGACAATTGAGTCCGGGTCATTAAGAGCTTCTATAAGACACCTTACACTTCCCGGGTCTTTTATTTTTTCTAATCTCTGTATAGCATATAAGCGAGCAGGTTTCTTTGAATCTCCGGTAGCACCTACTACTTTTGCAAGGAGGTCAATTTCATCCTGATTATTAAAGAAAGAATCCAGCATCATAGCTGCGTATTCCCTAGTATCTTCAGGCTCTAAGAAATCAATAAGTATAGGTATTGTAGCCCTATCTTTATATATAAACTTCCCAAGTGCATCCGATGCCCCTTTTCTGACTACGACATCAGGGTCTTTTAATGCCCTTATCAACGGTCCTATTGAC is a window of bacterium DNA encoding:
- a CDS encoding D-glucuronyl C5-epimerase family protein, whose translation is MVKKHPKFLIWRMPNNMKKHLIILLLSLISAFIVCNFTEDISYKILGNVYFKSVVRIKVGYDSLGIPIVDYGFGKIRNPVTVSQHAMEFFECEKRREFINCANWLVDNSKSFGEYSILEYAFPWPIFNLTSPWRSGMAQAQAIQVLTRAYDFTKDIKYLNCAKELLNAFFVEVKDGGVTYKTVNNGWWYEEYADEGRTKSMVLNGMMFTVLGIYEYYEYTQNSDAKYLFDQGIISLKENLYRYNKNGYSYYDILEHPAGAGYHNVYIQLLDSLYNITNEIVFQEYSNIWEKYKKTPLILRMIEKPTKAGIAIFVFNFFILFGLLEIIVSFKKRKHTN
- a CDS encoding HEAT repeat domain-containing protein; this translates as MIRVILLLGCLIGPCLLVGKETRPVVQDKGDRVLYIQDLKYAVPQKRWEAAEILGNAGDIFAVPYLINALKDGVVKVRENSCEALGKLGDRRAVTPLIERLKDSYPSVRYAAGEALARLHDGSGVSIIVQAIRDTTVPFERRAGIAEALGILGEKQAIPVLVAVLNDPASPKLRENVITALGVLKAEAAVRALTNRLKSDVESSPQCRVAITQSLLEIGDKPGSIGPLIRALKDPDVVVRKGASDALGKFIYKDRATIPILIDFLEPEDTREYAAMMLDSFFNNQDEIDLLAKVVGATGDSKKPARLYAIQRLEKIKDPGSVRCLIEALNDPDSIVRAKASTALGVIKSPLAIPPLIKFVNDTSLIVARDVVVALGEIGDPLCDTTLFQIISDKNKDWGLRTLAAQSIGELPFKKVFDRLLMGLRDKNADIRYLSVVSLDELGRKEALSSLDYTAKNDSDKETRNAARLAVGRLRGKSSNRSY